A region of Streptomyces deccanensis DNA encodes the following proteins:
- a CDS encoding endonuclease/exonuclease/phosphatase family protein — translation MRVVTWNLWWRFGPWQERQKAILAVLRELRPDVVGLQEVWDQRGEETGEGNLAGWLARELGLHWAWGEYGDAERWQRRIHDPGVGIGVAVLSRWPVLERDAIGLPTAEGGSGRGALYALLDAPGAPVPFFTAHLSSETDGSAQRCHQVTALAEFVSRHRGGDTGHPPVITGDFNAWPDSDEVRLFGGYKTAPAVPGQYFFDVWEYADPGAPSATWDLANPYVAGSHGPSVRVDYIHVGPPGPGGLGHVRAARRAGDGPVDGVWPSDHAAVVADLADDGAAGTPSGAGVGV, via the coding sequence GTGCGGGTCGTGACGTGGAACCTGTGGTGGCGGTTCGGGCCGTGGCAGGAGCGGCAGAAGGCGATCCTCGCCGTGCTGCGTGAACTGCGCCCCGATGTCGTCGGATTGCAGGAGGTCTGGGACCAGCGTGGGGAGGAGACGGGAGAGGGCAACCTCGCCGGATGGCTCGCCCGGGAACTCGGCCTGCACTGGGCCTGGGGCGAGTACGGCGACGCCGAGCGCTGGCAGCGGCGGATCCACGACCCCGGTGTCGGGATCGGTGTCGCCGTGCTGAGCCGGTGGCCCGTCCTGGAGCGGGACGCCATCGGGCTGCCGACGGCGGAGGGCGGCAGCGGGCGCGGCGCGCTGTACGCCCTCCTCGACGCGCCGGGCGCGCCCGTGCCGTTCTTCACCGCCCACCTCAGCTCCGAGACCGACGGGTCCGCGCAGCGCTGCCACCAGGTCACCGCGCTGGCCGAGTTCGTGTCCCGGCACCGGGGCGGCGACACCGGCCACCCGCCCGTGATCACCGGCGACTTCAACGCCTGGCCCGACTCCGACGAGGTCCGGCTGTTCGGCGGCTACAAGACCGCGCCCGCCGTGCCCGGGCAGTACTTCTTCGACGTCTGGGAGTACGCCGATCCGGGCGCCCCGTCGGCCACCTGGGACCTCGCCAACCCGTACGTCGCCGGCTCGCACGGGCCGAGCGTACGGGTCGACTACATCCATGTCGGACCGCCGGGGCCCGGTGGACTCGGCCACGTACGCGCCGCGCGGAGGGCGGGTGACGGCCCCGTCGACGGCGTATGGCCCTCCGACCACGCGGCCGTCGTGGCCGACCTGGCGGACGACGGCGCGGCAGGGACCCCATCCGGGGCCGGAGTCGGAGTCTGA
- a CDS encoding nitroreductase/quinone reductase family protein, translated as MSRETDRKQRVVTAFQRHVANPLLRRMPLQTLLETTGRTSGLPRRTPIGGRRVGDTFWLVSEYGEKSHYIRNIKADPSVRVRIRGRWHEGTAHLLPDDDPVARLRTLPRMNSAAVRVLGSRLLTVRVDLRG; from the coding sequence ATGTCCCGCGAAACAGATCGCAAACAGCGCGTCGTGACGGCCTTCCAGCGCCACGTCGCCAACCCGCTCCTGCGCAGGATGCCGCTCCAGACCCTCCTGGAGACCACCGGCCGCACCTCCGGCCTCCCCCGTCGCACCCCCATCGGCGGCCGCCGCGTCGGCGACACGTTCTGGCTCGTCTCGGAGTACGGCGAGAAGTCCCACTACATCCGCAACATCAAGGCCGACCCGTCGGTCCGCGTCCGCATCCGGGGCCGCTGGCACGAGGGCACGGCTCACCTGCTCCCCGACGACGACCCGGTGGCCCGCCTGCGGACGCTGCCCCGTATGAACAGCGCGGCGGTACGGGTGCTGGGGTCACGGCTGCTGACGGTACGGGTGGACCTGCGCGGCTAG